The following proteins come from a genomic window of Populus nigra chromosome 6, ddPopNigr1.1, whole genome shotgun sequence:
- the LOC133696551 gene encoding protein EARLY RESPONSIVE TO DEHYDRATION 15-like encodes MDVISHIPTSTLNPNAPLFVPLSYRTVEDFSDQWWALVQSSPWFRDYWLQERFHDPETEPLFSDIYGPVLSEDLDSLFLDDPIYDTIKGEEVELKGCNKELVSLGVLKWKRDRFDRAQAPRYLEKIPKIVNVKLSPKTIQQPRQGCMTR; translated from the exons ATGGATGTAATTTCTCACATACCAACATCAACTTTAAATCCCAACGCTCCGCTGTTCGTCCCGCTGTCATATCGAACGGTGGAGGATTTTTCCGACCAATGGTGGGCTCTTGTCCAATCCTCCCCTTGGTTCCGAGACTACTGGCTCCAAGAACGTTTCCATGATCCCGAAACTGAACCTCTATTCTCTGATATTTACGGTCCTGTCCTCTCCGAGGATCTCGACTCTCTCTTCCTCGACGACCCAATTTACGACACCATCAAAG GAGAGGAGGTGGAGTTGAAGGGTTGCAATAAGGAATTGGTTTCGCTTGGAGTTTTGAAGTGGAAAAGGGATCGATTTGATCGTGCTCAGGCACCAAGGTATTTGGAGAAGATACCGAAGATTGTGAATGTGAAGCTGAGTCCAAAGACGATTCAGCAACCGAGGCAGGGTTGTATGACTCGGTGA
- the LOC133696901 gene encoding copper transport protein ATX1, which translates to MANVVELKVGLHCDECIKKILKAIKKIQDIETYDIDTQLNKVTVTGNVSSEEVIRVIHKIGKTATTWEAEGDGVTC; encoded by the exons ATGGCTAAC GTGGTGGAATTGAAAGTGGGTTTGCATTGCGATGAATGTATTAAGAAGATATTGAAAGctatcaaaaaaatacaag ACATCGAAACTTACGACATTGATACACAGCTCAATAAGGTCACAGTGACTGGCAATGTTTCATCAGAAGAAGTTATTAGAGTTATTCACAAGATTGGGAAGACAGCGACCACTTGGGAAGCCGAGGGAGATGGAGTGACTTGCTAA